The Quercus robur chromosome 7, dhQueRobu3.1, whole genome shotgun sequence genome has a segment encoding these proteins:
- the LOC126690772 gene encoding uncharacterized protein LOC126690772, translated as MAELWALKDGLTLASQLRISDICVELDAELIVLLLTNYSINNLMIEPLLDDCRTLLKKFHNSTVHHIFREANQYADALAKFGATFSSDYVNFVNPSPVVEDLLAFDKTKLFCNRLISV; from the coding sequence ATGGCTGAGTTATGGGCTCTAAAGGATGGTCTCACGCTAGCTTCTCAACTTAGAATTTCTGACATATGTGTAGAGCTTGATGCTGAGCTTATTGTTTTACTTCTTACTAATTACTCAATAAATAATCTCATGATAGAGCCTTTGCTTGATGATTGCAGGACCCTATTGAAGAAATTCCATAATTCAACTGTCCACCACATTTTTAGGGAGGCAAACCAATATGCTGATGCATTGGCTAAGTTTGGAGCCACCTTTTCTTCGGATTATGTTAATTTTGTTAATCCATCACCTGTAGTGGAGGACTTGCTGGCTTTTGACAAGACCAAGCTTTTTTGTAATAGACTTATTAGTGTTTAA
- the LOC126691695 gene encoding exocyst complex component EXO70H1-like, translated as MPRKGMRSICFNSKTSSFSMSRYSSPARNSISTGTPRRSFSESLIEQSIEAATVLINKWNPETSTYARVTSLFYESKSEAIQFIRCVNDLQKSMHALVTENSTSEKLVHAQNLMQIAMKRLQKEFYQILSMNRAHLDPESVSARSSRASARSSISDFDDDGSVSHDDEVRNVGDSIDEVEEVSSIAMTDLRSIAECMISSGYAKECISIYKIIRKSIIDEGIYRLGVEKISSSQINKMEWEVLDRRIKDWLEAVKVSMTTLFNGERILCDHVFASSDSIRESCFTEISKEGATLLFGFPELVAKSKKSHPEKIFRVLDMYTAISTNWIEIDSIFSFESTVTVRAQALNSLNKLSYTVRSMLSEFESTMQKDSSKSKIHGGGGVHTLTLTTMNYLSLLADYSNILTDIFADWPPPPRSSLPESYFESPSTDDSPAPAISMRMAWLILVLLCKLDGKVELHKDVCLSYIFLANNLNHVVSKVQTSNLKYLLGEDWIAKYEEKVKLFAANYERLAWGPVIATLPENPTATITPAQAKEIFRKFNSSFDETCRKQSSFVVSDPKLRDEMKVSLARKIVPSYREFYDAHRSNVVGERNVGLIVRFAPEDVGNYLSDLFFGNNNNSGSASVSSSNSSSHERHSWSRG; from the coding sequence ATGCCTAGAAAAGGAATGAGGAGTATTTGCTTCAACTCCAAAACTTCATCTTTCTCTATGTCTCGATATTCTTCGCCTGCAAGAAACTCAATTTCAACAGGTACTCCTCGACGCAGCTTTTCGGAGTCATTGATCGAGCAGAGCATCGAAGCGGCCACGGTtttgataaacaagtggaaccCAGAAACCTCCACTTATGCCAGAGTCACATCTTTGTTCTACGAGAGCAAAAGTGAAGCCATCCAATTCATCAGGTGCGTGAACGATCTTCAGAAATCCATGCACGCCTTGGTCACCGAGAACTCGACCTCGGAGAAGCTCGTGCACGCACAGAACCTTATGCAGATAGCCATGAAGAGACTCCAGAAGGAGTTCTATCAAATCCTTTCCATGAATCGAGCTCACTTGGACCCCGAATCAGTCTCCGCTCGATCCTCACGCGCCTCCGCTCGATCAAGCATTTCTGATTTCGACGATGATGGCTCAGTCTCACACGACGATGAAGTGCGCAACGTAGGCGATTCAATCGATGAAGTTGAAGAAGTTTCATCCATAGCTATGACTGACTTGAGATCCATAGCTGAGTGTATGATCTCTTCTGGTTACGCCAAAGAGTGTATCAgtatatacaaaattatcagAAAATCGATTATCGACGAAGGCATTTATCGACTTGGTGTTGAAAAAATTAGCTCCTCACAAATCAATAAGATGGAGTGGGAAGTTCTCGATCGCAGAATCAAGGATTGGTTGGAAGCAGTGAAAGTTTCGATGACAACTCTTTTCAACGGAGAGAGAATCCTCTGCGACCATGTTTTCGCTTCCTCAGACTCGATCAGAGAATCTTGTTTCACTGAGATTTCCAAAGAAGGAGCTACTCTTCTCTTCGGATTCCCCGAACTCGTAGCTAAGAGCAAGAAATCTCATCCTGAGAAAATTTTCCGTGTGCTCGACATGTACACAGCGATTTCAACCAACTGGATCGAAATCGATTCCATCTTCTCATTCGAATCAACCGTCACCGTCCGAGCTCAAGCTCTCAACTCGCTGAACAAACTCAGCTACACGGTCCGCTCAATGCTATCAGAGTTCGAGTCAACAATGCAAAAGGACTCGTCGAAGTCGAAAATCCACGGTGGCGGTGGTGTTCACACTCTGACTCTCACCACCATGAACTACCTCTCTCTCCTCGCCGATTACAGTAACATCCTCACCGACATTTTCGCCGACTGGCCTCCGCCGCCGAGATCATCGTTACCGGAATCTTACTTCGAAAGTCCATCCACCGATGACTCTCCGGCACCGGCGATTTCCATGCGCATGGCTTGGTTAATCCTCGTACTCCTCTGCAAACTCGACGGTAAAGTTGAACTTCACAAAGACGTTTGTCTCTCGTACATATTCTTAGCCAACAACCTTAACCACGTTGTCTCCAAAGTACAAACCTCGAACTTGAAGTACCTTCTCGGCGAGGATTGGATCGCAAAGTACGAAGAGAAAGTGAAACTATTCGCTGCGAATTACGAGAGATTAGCGTGGGGCCCAGTGATTGCAACGCTGCCGGAAAATCCAACGGCCACGATTACTCCAGCTCAGGCGAAGGAAATTTTCAGGAAATTCAATTCGAGCTTCGACGAAACTTGTAGGAAACAGAGCTCGTTTGTCGTATCGGACCCGAAACTCCGAGACGAAATGAAAGTCTCATTAGCGAGAAAGATTGTCCCAAGTTATCGGGAATTCTACGACGCTCACAGGTCTAATGTTGTTGGAGAGCGAAATGTTGGGTTAATTGTCAGATTTGCCCCTGAGGATGTGGGGAATTACCTGTCGGACCTGTTCTTTGGGAACAACAATAACTCAGGGAGTGCCAGTGTTTCGTCTTCAAATTCCTCGTCTCATGAACGACATTCGTGGTCTAGAGGTTAA
- the LOC126690774 gene encoding uncharacterized protein LOC126690774, giving the protein MAVVFRYVDAEGFVKERFFGLIHVVDTTTLILKKGIYSLLFQHCLDIQNIRGQGYDRASNMQGMWNGLQALILNDCQYAYYIHCFAHRLQLALVKASKQVVPISHFFLTLFFLIKIVNASCKRNEQLKVANANEIACLIDLEEPETESGLNQIGTLQRPVETRWSSHFRLVFSLLRMFSSTVEVLQNIINGAIDGENWAEGESAYEGLTSFEFVFILHLEKETMEITDKLCQALQSQFQDILNAMHLVSSTKALIQKFRDDGWDGLLTTVISFCEKHRIDVLDMNACYVARRARARNQQDNVTNEHHYRVNIFYAAIDSQLQELNYRFNEYAMELLRLSSALEP; this is encoded by the coding sequence ATGGCTGTGGTGTTTAGATATGTTGATGCAGAAGGCTTTGTGAAAGAAcgcttttttgggcttattcaTGTTGTTGACACTACAACTTTGATTCTAAAGAAGGGGATATATTCTTTGTTATTTCAACATTGCttagatatacaaaatattcgAGGGCAAGGATATGATAGAGCAAGCAACATGCAAGGTATGTGGAATGGATTAcaagctttgattttgaatgattgcCAATATGCTTACTATATCCATTGTTTTGCACATCGCTTACAATTGGCATTAGTAAAAGCATCAAAACAAGTTGTTCCcattagtcatttttttcttacattgttTTTTCTGATCAAAATTGTTAATGCTTCATGCAAGCGCAATGAGCAATTGAAAGTTGCCAATGCTAATGAAATAGCATGTTTGATTGATCTTGAAGAGCCTGAGACTGAAAGTGGACTTAATCAAATTGGCACTTTACAACGACCTGTAGAAACACGTTGGAGTTCACATTTTAGATTAGTTTTTAGCTTATTAAGGATGTTTAGTTCAACTgttgaagttttacaaaatataattaatggtgcAATTGATGGAGAAAATTGGGCAGAAGGAGAGTCAGCTTATGAAGGTTTAACttcatttgaatttgtcttCATCTTGCATCTTGAGAAGGAAACTATGGAGATCACTGATAAactttgtcaagctttgcaaAGCCAATTTCAAGACATTTTAAATGCCATGCATTTAGTTTCATCTACTAAAgcacttatccaaaaatttagagatgatGGATGGGATGGCTTACTCACCACTGTGATATCATTTTGTGAGAAGCATCGCATTGATGTCCTAGATATGAATGCTTGTTATGTTGCGAGGCGAGCTCGAGCTCGTAATCAACAAGATAATGTTACAAATGAGCATCATTATcgagtaaatattttttatgctgcAATAGATTCTCAACTACAGGAACTAAATTATCGGTTTAATGAATATGCAATGGAGTTACTTAGGCTTAGCTCAGCTTTagaaccttga